From the genome of Leptospira koniambonensis:
AGATGTCTGAAGTATTCCATTGGATAATCTCTGTTTTATTTTTAGGATTTATTCTCGGATTCCCATGGCTTGCGGGAAGTCTTTCTGGAAAACATAAGTGGTTGGGATTTTTAGGTCCGGTCGTTCTATGCTACGCGTCCGGAATTATATTGGGTAATTTGATCCCAAGTGAGTTTTTACCTAAAAAGATCGCAGAAACAATTTCCGAAATTTCTATCCCGATAGCAATCCCGCTCTTACTTGCTTCTTCTGATTTTTTGAGAGGTATCAAAGAGGCGAGACTTGCATTATTCTCCTTCTTCTTATCCTGTATTGCGGTCGCAATCTCTTCTGTTTCCGTAGGATTTTTCTTAAGCTACTTACATCCGGAATCTTCTAAAATAGGTGGTATGCTTGCCGGTTTGTATACAGGAGGAACTCCAAATTCAAACGCGATCGGTTTGGCTCTGGATACAGGCAAGGCTACGATTGCACTCGTAAATACAGTGGATCTTTTGATAGGAGGAACATATCTTTTATTCCTTCTTAGTTTTTCCAAAAAAGTATATTCAATTTTCTTAAAGCCGGAGTTGGCAAGCGGAGTAGAAGGAGAGGTTTCTTTGGAAATTCAGGTTTCTCCTAAAAATCCTGTTTTACGTTTGTTGATAGGAATTATTCTCTCTGTTTTGGGACTTGTAGCTTCTCTTGGGATCTCTAATGTAATTTTAGGAACTGCTTCTGCTCCTCTGATCCTTTTAGGGATCACCACCTGGGGAATCGGGATCTCGTTTTCTAAAAAAGTGAGAAGTCTGAATACTTATCCTATGGGATATTATTTTATTCTAATATTCTCCGTTGCCATTGGATTTTTGGCAGATTTTGGAAGTTTGGTAAAGGGTGCATCCGGTGTTCTTTTGATAGTTCTTGCTACAATGTCGATTGCCATCCTTCTTCATTTACTTTTCGGGATTTTATTTAGGATCCCGGTGGATACTTGGATCATCACTTCCGTTTCTAGCATTTATGGCCCTGCGTTTGTTCCTTCCGTTGCGGCAGCAATTGGTAATAGAGGTGTATTAATTTTGGGGATTTTGACTGGGCTGGTTGGTTATGCAGTTGGGAATTATTTAGGCCTGGCTGTGTATTGGTTTTTGG
Proteins encoded in this window:
- a CDS encoding DUF819 family protein, whose protein sequence is MSEVFHWIISVLFLGFILGFPWLAGSLSGKHKWLGFLGPVVLCYASGIILGNLIPSEFLPKKIAETISEISIPIAIPLLLASSDFLRGIKEARLALFSFFLSCIAVAISSVSVGFFLSYLHPESSKIGGMLAGLYTGGTPNSNAIGLALDTGKATIALVNTVDLLIGGTYLLFLLSFSKKVYSIFLKPELASGVEGEVSLEIQVSPKNPVLRLLIGIILSVLGLVASLGISNVILGTASAPLILLGITTWGIGISFSKKVRSLNTYPMGYYFILIFSVAIGFLADFGSLVKGASGVLLIVLATMSIAILLHLLFGILFRIPVDTWIITSVSSIYGPAFVPSVAAAIGNRGVLILGILTGLVGYAVGNYLGLAVYWFLAR